One segment of Paenibacillus sp. FSL R7-0337 DNA contains the following:
- a CDS encoding AbrB/MazE/SpoVT family DNA-binding domain-containing protein encodes MMKATGIVRKVDELGRIVIPIELRRTMGIDIKDPLEIFVDGEKIILRKYEPTCIFSGSAENLINFKGKMVSKDVLDELISSFDNV; translated from the coding sequence ATGATGAAAGCAACAGGTATAGTAAGAAAAGTAGATGAACTGGGACGTATTGTGATTCCGATTGAGCTGCGCAGAACAATGGGAATTGACATAAAGGATCCGCTCGAAATTTTTGTGGACGGCGAAAAGATCATTCTCAGAAAATATGAACCTACTTGCATCTTCTCCGGAAGTGCCGAGAACCTGATCAACTTCAAGGGTAAAATGGTCAGCAAAGATGTTCTCGATGAACTGATTTCAAGCTTCGACAACGTATAA
- a CDS encoding HAD family hydrolase translates to MSNEEQTQAGNRPLPNLNQPEAIVFDMDGTLFQTESLLLPAYHKMFDILREEGLHSGPTPPEERILGSLGMLLADIWKNVMPEADEAVHRRADELLLQLEIEGLEAGGTVLYPKVVETLRALHARGVKLFVASNGLEDYIHSIVVVHELKDLFEGLYSAGGSGTATKTELLGLLLDNHKIGSAWMVGDRSSDVQAGKGNGQTVIGCAYAGFGRQDELKGSDVIISSFDELIALYDNSVAADL, encoded by the coding sequence ATGAGCAACGAAGAACAGACACAGGCGGGGAACAGACCGCTGCCGAACTTAAACCAGCCGGAAGCCATCGTATTCGATATGGATGGTACGCTGTTCCAGACAGAGAGCCTGTTATTGCCCGCCTATCATAAAATGTTTGATATCCTGCGGGAAGAAGGCCTGCATTCCGGCCCGACTCCGCCGGAGGAGCGCATCCTGGGCAGTCTAGGCATGCTGCTTGCGGATATCTGGAAGAACGTAATGCCGGAAGCGGATGAGGCCGTACACCGCCGGGCGGATGAACTGCTCCTGCAGCTTGAGATTGAGGGGCTGGAAGCCGGAGGGACGGTCCTGTACCCTAAGGTAGTCGAGACGCTGCGTGCGCTGCACGCGCGCGGAGTGAAGCTGTTCGTAGCCAGCAACGGGCTGGAGGATTATATCCATAGCATTGTAGTTGTGCACGAGCTGAAGGACCTGTTCGAGGGGCTGTATAGCGCAGGCGGCTCGGGTACGGCAACCAAGACCGAGCTGCTCGGCCTTCTGCTGGACAATCACAAGATCGGCAGCGCCTGGATGGTCGGGGACCGTTCCTCCGATGTACAGGCGGGCAAGGGCAACGGACAGACCGTCATCGGCTGCGCCTATGCCGGCTTCGGGCGGCAGGATGAGCTGAAGGGTTCGGATGTCATTATCTCATCGTTCGATGAATTGATTGCTCTATATGATAACAGCGTTGCAGCTGACCTGTAA
- a CDS encoding Na+/H+ antiporter: MELFEYILLMLAAVSLSNLVNRFIPSLSVPIIQIVLGMALTWLPLHFELELNPELFLLLFIAPLLFNDGRLADKVALWKLKKPILLLALGLVFLTVGVLGYFLHWLLPVLPLAAAFALAAALAPTDAIAVGALEQKVKIPHQTMQILEGESLINDASGLVSFQFAVAAMVTGAFSFKTASLSFIGISLGGVVLGLVLTFIKYGIVRWLRRLGMENVTLHMLIEILTPFAIFMAAEELGVNGILAVVSAGITHSFSYKQMNPEVAKLSVVSKSTWAVIIFVLNGLVFLLLGTQLPEIIKTVWNNPDIGNVQVILYTLLLTAAVLGLRLVWMLVMDIPEGEETRGPWKLEFRKALILTLSGVRGTITLASTMSLPFFLDDGSYFPARDLIIFLAAGVILWTLLASNFLLPLLLGSDHEAEHNAEEAEAKIEILRNVVAGLQEQATDQSQSRMALNHLTGTYNARIRLLKKKDDAEEMERQLGVTALKWQREYIMHALKQHEVNPYTAYRYLNRLNRQLFIYTRDPQYKNDLIPFKSWEEITGVIQQVRLNAQERREESNRLQSGIFAYVLEQLRELQNTGEMEPEVISSLILRYERGRLRLTRQESLSATKREFEESLHELSRAGIQLERDNIQLMFEAGRISRASMKEMKRDILFMEHDLREEMG, from the coding sequence TTGGAATTATTTGAGTATATTTTGTTGATGCTGGCAGCTGTGTCGCTGTCTAATCTGGTGAACCGGTTCATCCCCTCGCTCTCCGTGCCGATTATTCAGATTGTGCTGGGGATGGCCTTAACCTGGCTGCCCCTGCATTTCGAGCTGGAGCTGAACCCGGAGCTGTTCCTGCTATTATTCATTGCCCCCTTGCTGTTCAATGACGGCAGACTTGCCGATAAAGTGGCCTTATGGAAGCTGAAAAAGCCGATATTGCTGCTGGCGCTGGGACTGGTTTTTCTAACGGTAGGGGTGCTGGGATATTTCCTGCACTGGCTGCTGCCGGTATTGCCCCTGGCGGCTGCGTTTGCGCTGGCGGCGGCACTGGCCCCTACGGATGCGATTGCTGTAGGCGCATTAGAGCAAAAAGTGAAAATCCCCCATCAGACGATGCAGATACTCGAAGGAGAATCGTTAATTAACGATGCTTCGGGTCTGGTGTCCTTTCAATTTGCAGTTGCGGCTATGGTCACAGGAGCATTCTCTTTCAAAACGGCCAGTCTGAGCTTTATTGGCATCTCGTTAGGCGGTGTGGTGCTGGGCCTTGTGCTGACGTTCATTAAATACGGGATCGTGCGGTGGCTGCGCAGGCTCGGGATGGAGAATGTCACGCTACATATGCTGATTGAGATCCTGACGCCGTTTGCTATTTTTATGGCCGCTGAGGAGCTGGGCGTCAATGGCATTCTGGCAGTGGTCAGTGCAGGGATCACGCATTCCTTCAGCTACAAGCAGATGAATCCTGAGGTAGCCAAGCTGAGCGTCGTGTCCAAAAGTACCTGGGCGGTCATTATCTTTGTCCTGAACGGTCTGGTGTTCCTGCTGCTCGGTACCCAACTGCCGGAGATTATTAAGACCGTCTGGAACAACCCGGATATAGGGAATGTCCAGGTTATCCTGTATACCCTGCTATTAACCGCTGCTGTCCTCGGTCTGAGGCTGGTCTGGATGCTGGTCATGGATATTCCCGAAGGGGAGGAGACGCGGGGACCCTGGAAGCTGGAGTTCAGGAAGGCGCTCATTCTCACGCTGTCGGGGGTTCGAGGTACGATTACCCTGGCGAGTACGATGTCACTCCCGTTTTTCCTGGATGACGGCTCCTACTTCCCCGCGAGAGACCTGATTATTTTCCTGGCGGCGGGTGTTATTCTCTGGACTCTGCTGGCGTCTAACTTCCTGCTGCCGCTGCTACTTGGCTCCGATCATGAAGCGGAGCATAATGCCGAGGAGGCTGAGGCCAAAATCGAAATTCTGCGCAATGTAGTTGCCGGACTGCAGGAGCAGGCTACAGATCAGTCCCAGTCCCGGATGGCTTTGAATCATTTGACCGGAACCTACAATGCCAGAATCCGCCTGCTGAAGAAGAAGGATGACGCTGAGGAAATGGAACGGCAGCTTGGGGTGACAGCACTCAAGTGGCAGCGGGAATACATCATGCATGCGCTCAAGCAGCACGAAGTGAACCCGTACACGGCCTACCGCTATCTGAACCGGCTGAACCGGCAGCTGTTCATATACACCCGTGATCCGCAGTACAAGAACGACCTGATTCCGTTCAAAAGCTGGGAAGAAATTACCGGTGTCATTCAGCAGGTCCGCTTAAACGCGCAGGAGCGGCGTGAGGAATCGAACCGGCTGCAGTCCGGGATTTTTGCTTACGTTCTTGAACAGCTGAGAGAGCTGCAGAATACGGGGGAGATGGAGCCTGAGGTCATTAGCTCCCTGATTCTTCGTTATGAGCGGGGTCGGCTAAGACTGACCCGGCAGGAGTCTCTCTCTGCTACGAAGCGGGAGTTCGAAGAGTCGCTGCACGAGTTGTCACGCGCGGGCATTCAGCTAGAGCGTGATAACATTCAGCTGATGTTCGAGGCCGGACGGATCTCCAGAGCTAGCATGAAGGAAATGAAACGTGATATTCTGTTCATGGAGCATGATCTGCGGGAAGAAATGGGCTGA
- a CDS encoding CueP family metal-binding protein yields the protein MNNKIVAGTCAVIAALGIYLYSGSGERKTTEVATTPGSSQDIKQMVADFSSRTLTAESASITSTQLIVDSGGSNEAVYRLPEDEFFLSVAPYVQNTHPCATHSLTGCQGEMVEQSFGVTVVDEDGKEIMNQTVKSQPNGFIDLWLPRDQNYKMTITHDGKEAKSEISTFESDDTCLTSMQLS from the coding sequence ATGAACAATAAAATAGTAGCGGGCACCTGTGCGGTTATTGCAGCGCTGGGAATCTACCTGTATTCGGGTAGCGGTGAACGGAAGACAACGGAGGTTGCTACAACTCCGGGCAGCAGCCAGGACATCAAGCAAATGGTGGCTGACTTCAGCTCACGCACCTTGACGGCGGAGTCCGCTTCGATTACCTCAACCCAGCTGATCGTGGACAGCGGCGGTTCTAACGAAGCAGTCTACAGGCTGCCGGAGGATGAGTTCTTTCTGTCGGTTGCCCCTTATGTGCAGAATACACATCCCTGTGCGACCCACAGCCTGACCGGCTGTCAGGGAGAGATGGTCGAACAATCTTTCGGGGTAACAGTCGTAGACGAGGACGGTAAGGAGATCATGAACCAGACCGTCAAGTCCCAGCCGAACGGCTTTATCGACCTATGGCTGCCGCGTGATCAGAACTATAAGATGACCATTACTCATGACGGCAAAGAGGCCAAGTCCGAGATTTCCACTTTTGAGAGTGATGATACCTGTCTTACGAGTATGCAATTGAGTTAA
- a CDS encoding serine hydrolase domain-containing protein, translating into MLISMKNRLIATLAILAVLGLATGLIFPGKHAKAETGKAVSPGSRMEAPAKLEDTAGLTAFVDGMMEEYMNRLQIPGAVISVVKDSRIILAKGYGSSNLEQALPVDPATSMFRIASTTKLFTWTAVMQLVEQGRIDLDTDINTYLKSVKIPATYPEPVTMRHLMTHTAGFEEGGVGYQITTDPAELPGSISETLNKHMLARIRPPGVMSSYSNYGATLAGMIVEDVSGIPYNDYIQKYIFDPLDMKYSTVVEPLPKSFIPYQVVGYNSETGSFIPGTPTFEGGFRPAGSATVSAVDMAHFMIAHLQNGKYGEQQLLKPATAERMHSTAFQFDKRLPGVALGFAEKRVNGVTLISHGGSDPMFNTEFYLAPAKQLGIFLSYNGGQGSEAASNLLQAFFNRYYPAPEVEQPEFAASAESVQKYAGSYQFTRHNSSDIDKFFNFFAQLNVSIAGNKLSLGSGSEQQLYREISPNLFQLEGGTDQIGFRTDESGKVTHMLLDMAPDMPLERTPLLDQSKFWLIVVGVLAVLFIAALLGPILFNRRFKAMTLAEKRAVRLSAGTAGWALLSFITLFMVVMSMDTMQKFTSISPLLSLSLGMPILLAGLTLALLVSTIQVWRNKYWTAIRRVHYTLVTLSAVVLMIFFYHWNLLGWQFG; encoded by the coding sequence ATGTTAATATCTATGAAAAACAGGCTGATCGCTACTCTGGCAATATTGGCTGTGCTGGGATTAGCTACAGGCCTTATATTTCCCGGGAAACATGCCAAGGCGGAGACGGGGAAAGCCGTTTCACCGGGTTCCCGGATGGAAGCGCCCGCCAAGCTTGAGGATACGGCAGGTCTGACTGCTTTTGTGGATGGGATGATGGAAGAGTATATGAACCGGCTGCAAATTCCGGGAGCGGTTATCTCCGTCGTCAAGGACAGCAGGATTATTTTGGCCAAGGGGTATGGCAGCTCTAATCTGGAACAAGCGCTACCGGTTGACCCTGCAACCAGCATGTTCCGAATCGCTTCTACGACCAAGCTGTTTACCTGGACAGCTGTGATGCAATTGGTAGAGCAGGGGAGGATTGATCTGGACACGGACATTAACACCTATCTGAAATCCGTGAAGATTCCTGCCACTTATCCTGAGCCCGTCACCATGCGTCATTTGATGACCCATACCGCAGGCTTTGAGGAGGGCGGAGTCGGTTACCAGATCACCACTGATCCTGCCGAATTGCCCGGGTCCATCTCGGAAACGCTCAATAAGCATATGCTCGCCCGGATCAGACCGCCCGGTGTGATGAGTTCCTATTCTAACTACGGAGCCACCCTTGCAGGTATGATTGTGGAGGATGTCAGTGGAATTCCTTATAATGATTATATTCAGAAGTATATTTTCGATCCGCTGGACATGAAATATTCGACGGTTGTGGAGCCTCTGCCGAAGTCATTCATCCCTTACCAAGTGGTAGGGTACAATAGTGAGACCGGCAGCTTTATTCCTGGCACACCTACGTTCGAGGGCGGCTTTCGTCCTGCCGGCTCGGCTACCGTATCCGCTGTAGACATGGCGCACTTCATGATTGCGCATCTGCAGAACGGGAAATACGGCGAACAGCAGCTTTTGAAGCCCGCAACCGCAGAGCGGATGCATTCAACAGCATTCCAATTTGATAAGCGCCTGCCGGGTGTAGCACTCGGATTCGCAGAGAAGCGGGTGAACGGGGTAACATTAATCTCGCATGGCGGCTCCGATCCCATGTTCAATACAGAATTCTATCTTGCACCTGCCAAGCAATTGGGTATTTTCTTATCCTACAATGGCGGTCAAGGCAGCGAAGCTGCGTCCAATCTGCTCCAGGCCTTCTTCAACCGTTATTATCCTGCTCCGGAGGTGGAGCAGCCGGAGTTCGCCGCTTCTGCGGAATCTGTGCAGAAATATGCCGGCTCCTATCAATTTACACGCCACAACAGCAGTGATATTGACAAGTTCTTCAATTTTTTTGCCCAGCTGAATGTTTCGATTGCGGGTAATAAGTTATCCTTGGGAAGCGGCAGTGAACAACAGCTGTATAGAGAAATTAGTCCTAACCTGTTCCAGCTTGAGGGAGGGACCGATCAGATCGGCTTCCGTACGGATGAGTCTGGCAAGGTTACTCATATGCTCCTGGACATGGCCCCGGATATGCCGCTGGAGCGGACGCCGCTCTTGGATCAGAGTAAGTTTTGGCTTATCGTCGTTGGGGTCTTGGCAGTCCTTTTCATCGCCGCATTGCTTGGACCAATCCTCTTCAATCGCAGGTTCAAGGCAATGACGCTCGCAGAAAAGCGGGCCGTCCGATTATCTGCAGGAACTGCCGGTTGGGCGCTGTTATCTTTTATTACTCTGTTCATGGTAGTGATGTCCATGGACACGATGCAGAAGTTTACCAGTATCAGTCCTTTGCTGTCTCTCAGTTTGGGGATGCCAATCCTTTTGGCGGGCTTGACCTTAGCGTTGCTGGTCTCGACTATACAGGTTTGGAGAAATAAGTATTGGACCGCCATTAGGCGGGTGCATTATACGTTAGTGACGCTTTCGGCTGTCGTGCTGATGATCTTCTTCTATCATTGGAATCTGCTCGGCTGGCAGTTTGGATAA
- a CDS encoding response regulator transcription factor: MATILIADDDDNIRKLMSLYLRKEGFDLREASDGTKALSIIEDTQIDLVILDIMMPGLNGWELCREIRRSDANLPLLMVTAKAESAHKIKGFQLGTDDYLTKPFDPVELVMRVKALLKRSLVVTSQSVQLGNVVLNRRTFQVTRGEVPVSLPLKEFDLLFLLVSHPRQIFTREQLIQQIWGLNYEGDGRTVDVHISRLREKFSGNGEGFQIETARGLGYRLIPEP, translated from the coding sequence GTGGCTACTATACTTATCGCGGATGATGATGACAATATCCGGAAGCTGATGTCTCTATATCTGCGCAAGGAAGGGTTCGACCTCAGAGAAGCCAGTGACGGCACTAAGGCCTTATCCATAATCGAGGACACACAGATCGATCTTGTCATCCTGGATATTATGATGCCCGGACTGAATGGCTGGGAGCTGTGCAGGGAAATCAGGCGTTCGGATGCCAATCTCCCCCTCCTCATGGTGACGGCCAAAGCGGAGTCTGCCCACAAGATTAAAGGGTTTCAGCTCGGAACGGACGATTACCTGACCAAGCCGTTTGATCCGGTTGAACTGGTCATGCGGGTAAAAGCGCTGCTCAAACGCTCGCTGGTCGTTACTTCCCAGTCCGTGCAGCTTGGCAATGTGGTGCTTAACCGCCGGACTTTTCAGGTTACACGCGGTGAAGTGCCGGTCTCGCTGCCTTTGAAGGAATTTGATCTTCTGTTTCTGCTGGTCAGCCACCCCAGGCAGATCTTCACCAGAGAACAGCTAATTCAGCAAATCTGGGGGCTCAATTATGAAGGGGACGGCCGGACTGTAGATGTGCATATCAGCCGACTGAGGGAGAAATTCAGCGGCAATGGCGAGGGTTTTCAAATCGAAACCGCCCGGGGTCTCGGATACCGCCTGATCCCTGAGCCATGA
- a CDS encoding HAMP domain-containing sensor histidine kinase, translating into MIKTLYIRIILTFLGIIVFSLICSFFIGLYVFQKQISYEGQNEMFTVGREIIHRYDDAKPTDTDEFLNSMVKVSAHPIHLYHPSGEHTFYGLSDSPAVTITPEAVRQVLQGKVYRSSTEDNDTFIGMPFMLKGEWHAMFLQYSAENENIVNRLVLFVLLLVLVLGSVCIVVAARYLVEPIKALTNATRRLAKGDFEVDLPRNRLDEIGELTQSYVEMAGELKQLEQMRQDFVSNVSHEIQTPLTSISGFAKALQNNDLIAEEERKEYLDIIIAESGRLSRLSDNLLKLASLDSEHHPFAAVSFRLDEQIRTIVVTCEPQWSARSIVIDLELPEAVHIIGDEDQLKQVWMNLLGNSIKFTPEGGKIRIRMDSSAAGVTVTISDNGIGISPEERAAVFQRFYTVDKSRNGSNNGNGLGLAIVKKIVSLHQGSIEVDGAAGEGTTIIVRLPVRQP; encoded by the coding sequence ATGATCAAAACCCTGTATATTCGGATCATTCTCACGTTTCTCGGCATTATTGTCTTTAGTCTGATCTGTTCCTTTTTCATTGGTTTGTATGTATTTCAGAAGCAGATAAGCTATGAGGGACAGAACGAGATGTTCACAGTGGGCAGGGAGATTATTCACCGCTATGATGACGCCAAGCCTACAGATACGGACGAGTTCCTGAATAGTATGGTTAAGGTATCCGCACATCCTATTCACCTGTACCATCCTTCGGGAGAACATACCTTTTACGGGCTCTCGGATAGTCCGGCTGTGACCATCACCCCAGAGGCTGTCCGGCAAGTATTGCAGGGCAAGGTCTATCGTTCCTCCACAGAAGATAATGATACGTTCATCGGAATGCCCTTTATGCTCAAGGGGGAGTGGCATGCGATGTTCCTTCAGTACTCTGCCGAGAACGAAAATATCGTCAACCGATTGGTTCTTTTCGTGCTGCTGCTTGTGCTTGTGCTGGGCAGTGTATGTATTGTTGTGGCTGCCAGATACCTGGTAGAGCCGATCAAGGCTTTGACCAACGCCACCAGAAGACTGGCCAAGGGTGATTTCGAAGTGGATCTTCCGAGGAACCGTTTGGATGAGATCGGGGAGCTGACACAGAGCTATGTGGAGATGGCGGGAGAACTGAAGCAGCTGGAGCAGATGAGGCAGGATTTCGTCTCCAATGTCTCCCATGAAATTCAGACACCGCTGACCTCTATATCCGGTTTTGCCAAGGCGCTGCAGAACAATGATTTGATTGCGGAGGAAGAGCGTAAGGAGTATCTGGATATCATCATTGCGGAGAGTGGGCGTCTGTCACGGCTAAGTGATAATTTGCTGAAGCTTGCTTCTCTGGATTCCGAGCATCACCCCTTCGCGGCAGTCTCCTTCCGGCTTGACGAGCAGATCAGAACAATCGTGGTGACCTGTGAGCCGCAATGGTCCGCCCGGAGCATCGTTATCGATCTGGAGCTGCCGGAAGCTGTTCATATTATAGGGGATGAAGACCAGTTGAAGCAGGTATGGATGAATCTGCTCGGCAACAGCATCAAGTTCACGCCTGAAGGCGGGAAGATCCGCATCCGTATGGACAGCAGTGCAGCAGGGGTTACCGTCACCATCAGCGATAATGGCATCGGAATCTCCCCGGAAGAGCGGGCCGCCGTATTCCAGAGATTCTATACCGTAGACAAGTCGCGCAACGGAAGTAATAACGGGAACGGTCTGGGATTGGCAATTGTCAAAAAAATCGTCTCCCTGCATCAGGGCAGTATTGAGGTAGACGGTGCGGCAGGAGAAGGCACGACGATTATCGTCAGGTTGCCCGTACGCCAGCCATAA
- a CDS encoding TetR family transcriptional regulator, translating to MNLREKQMQMTKGLIKEAALGLFCAQGIERTDMTQIAGQAGVSRRTLYLHYKDKEDLAAELYVDNLERMFGRLLFDFDFALPVPSLEKILDQYLALREHEEALIYYDAIFGVYYSTLSKDPAELPDFKRAMEVWYSRYINLETAAAAPEYQKKWLDLLQKSTHLYFMYLQKAVILSHQRGGAVTEEDRAADRQFKDFIMAGVRAT from the coding sequence TTGAATTTACGTGAAAAGCAAATGCAAATGACCAAAGGGCTCATTAAGGAGGCCGCGCTGGGCCTGTTCTGTGCTCAGGGAATCGAACGAACGGATATGACGCAGATTGCCGGACAAGCCGGTGTCTCCCGCCGAACGTTATACCTTCATTATAAGGACAAGGAAGATTTAGCCGCTGAGCTCTATGTGGATAATCTGGAGCGGATGTTTGGCAGGCTGCTGTTTGATTTTGATTTTGCCCTGCCAGTTCCCTCCCTGGAGAAGATTCTGGATCAATATCTCGCGCTTAGAGAGCATGAGGAGGCGTTGATCTATTATGATGCGATTTTTGGAGTGTATTATAGCACCCTGTCCAAAGATCCGGCGGAGTTGCCTGATTTCAAGAGAGCTATGGAGGTCTGGTACTCCCGGTACATAAACCTTGAGACCGCAGCGGCGGCTCCAGAGTATCAAAAAAAGTGGCTGGATCTTCTGCAGAAGTCCACCCACCTGTATTTCATGTATTTACAAAAAGCCGTTATTCTATCCCATCAGCGGGGCGGTGCCGTGACGGAGGAAGACCGGGCAGCAGACCGGCAATTCAAGGATTTCATTATGGCTGGCGTACGGGCAACCTGA
- a CDS encoding pectin acetylesterase-family hydrolase: MRKMKRITLITGIGLMSLIGIAVLAVNAFVIQRPVTTTPVIAEVKPYEWNKVKLGGNTVSSDGSEYFMWTKSGESNNWIIFFSGGGVSWDARSAAHPIKLMNFMKGGDTGNYFADIPFYMLTLLGGMMNTDNPDNPFHGWNVVYLPYSTGDFHIGNRTATYPREDGSTFTMRYNGRTNVRSSLDWIYANVVKPDKLLIAGESAGGFGSAFWAPEIASHYRDAEIFQYADSSFLKSNKWPQVMEQEWNSDFTASFGYSPEADVIGAAFRANGRLLPAGTVLLQSYSVYDEILIHFQNKINDYNGPRNQSLIKAWSEEMRQSVAALAATVPNYYYYLTDYGLNAENGTTPHTFATRETFYQAEQDGVKLVKWLGDAVNQQKRYSVGSKFLETQATAQE, from the coding sequence ATGCGAAAAATGAAGCGAATCACGTTAATCACAGGGATAGGGCTAATGAGCCTGATTGGGATTGCTGTTCTTGCGGTCAACGCTTTTGTAATCCAAAGACCGGTCACTACAACCCCTGTCATCGCAGAAGTGAAGCCATACGAGTGGAATAAGGTGAAGCTGGGCGGGAATACCGTTTCCAGTGATGGATCGGAGTATTTCATGTGGACGAAGAGCGGTGAGAGCAACAACTGGATCATCTTTTTTTCCGGTGGCGGTGTCAGCTGGGATGCCCGGAGCGCTGCACATCCTATTAAGCTTATGAACTTTATGAAAGGCGGAGATACAGGCAACTATTTCGCTGATATTCCGTTCTATATGCTAACTTTGCTGGGCGGGATGATGAATACGGACAACCCGGATAATCCTTTTCACGGCTGGAATGTGGTCTACCTCCCTTATTCCACAGGCGACTTCCACATTGGTAACCGCACTGCTACGTATCCGCGGGAGGACGGGAGCACCTTCACTATGCGGTATAACGGGCGTACTAATGTGCGCAGCAGCCTTGACTGGATCTATGCGAACGTAGTTAAGCCCGATAAGCTGCTGATTGCAGGCGAAAGTGCGGGGGGATTCGGGTCAGCCTTCTGGGCGCCCGAGATTGCTTCACATTACCGGGATGCTGAGATCTTCCAATATGCGGACAGCTCATTCCTGAAGTCAAACAAGTGGCCACAGGTGATGGAGCAGGAATGGAACTCGGATTTCACTGCAAGCTTCGGGTATTCGCCGGAGGCAGATGTCATCGGGGCTGCTTTTCGCGCAAATGGCCGGCTACTGCCAGCGGGTACAGTATTATTACAATCCTATTCCGTGTATGATGAGATTCTGATCCACTTCCAGAACAAGATCAACGACTACAATGGCCCACGGAACCAGAGTCTTATTAAGGCATGGTCAGAGGAAATGCGGCAGTCGGTAGCTGCTCTAGCTGCAACGGTTCCTAATTATTATTACTATCTGACGGATTACGGGCTGAATGCTGAGAACGGGACGACCCCGCATACTTTTGCCACCCGGGAGACCTTTTATCAGGCGGAGCAGGATGGTGTGAAGCTTGTGAAGTGGCTGGGGGATGCGGTCAATCAGCAGAAGCGCTATTCGGTAGGCAGCAAGTTTCTGGAGACGCAGGCAACCGCGCAGGAGTAG
- a CDS encoding class I SAM-dependent methyltransferase: MNRDELFSHVQKFSEDQYSNEHRLNARIQLYQYCEHKVDWHEWVFEHLGLTEGLKIAEIGCGTGVLWAKKRREVPLRSKIVLTDASRGMIETAKGNIHDPLERFQYEIVDAEKMPWPDHSFEVLIANHLLYHFQDHKKIFSEINRVLVPNGTAYASTVSANNYRELLQLILEFDGRLSFFNEAVQNFNLENGQDILSKYFKVTAQYVLQNDIVIQSAAPLILYVASYFSEDQLCILTGRFNELCDYLQETLERSGAMRITNRNVLFQYQRV, from the coding sequence ATGAACAGGGATGAATTATTTTCTCATGTCCAAAAATTTTCTGAAGACCAGTACTCCAATGAACACCGCTTGAATGCAAGGATACAGCTATATCAATATTGTGAGCATAAGGTGGATTGGCATGAATGGGTATTTGAGCATTTGGGACTTACCGAGGGTCTGAAGATTGCAGAAATCGGTTGCGGAACCGGTGTGTTGTGGGCGAAAAAACGGAGAGAAGTTCCGCTTAGATCAAAAATTGTCTTGACTGATGCCTCGAGAGGGATGATAGAAACGGCAAAAGGGAATATTCATGATCCGCTAGAGCGGTTTCAATATGAAATCGTAGATGCAGAGAAGATGCCTTGGCCGGACCATTCATTTGAGGTTTTGATTGCGAATCACCTGCTGTACCATTTTCAGGACCACAAGAAGATTTTCTCTGAAATCAACCGTGTATTGGTTCCTAATGGAACGGCCTATGCCTCAACTGTAAGCGCGAACAATTATAGAGAACTATTGCAGCTGATACTGGAGTTTGACGGCAGGCTGTCTTTCTTTAACGAAGCCGTGCAAAACTTTAACCTGGAGAATGGCCAGGATATCCTCAGCAAATATTTTAAGGTAACAGCCCAATACGTATTGCAAAATGATATTGTCATACAATCGGCTGCACCGCTCATTTTATATGTGGCATCCTATTTTAGCGAAGACCAATTATGTATCCTAACGGGCAGGTTCAATGAACTCTGCGATTATTTACAAGAAACTCTTGAACGTTCGGGAGCAATGCGTATCACCAATCGAAATGTTCTATTTCAATATCAAAGAGTTTAA